Proteins co-encoded in one Kutzneria chonburiensis genomic window:
- a CDS encoding Lrp/AsnC family transcriptional regulator — MTTPLEPIDRAILRELTQDGRCSFTDLAERVGLSVSAVHQRVRRLEQRGVLKGYAARVDGEQVGLPLTAFISLTPIDPAAPDDYPHRLEHLSAVEACYSVAGDASYVLKVRVAGPTALEDLLRQIREQANVSTRTTVVLSTPYEDRPPGV; from the coding sequence GTGACCACGCCGCTGGAACCGATCGACCGCGCCATCCTGCGCGAGCTGACCCAGGACGGCCGGTGCAGCTTCACCGACCTCGCCGAGCGGGTCGGCCTGAGCGTGTCCGCCGTGCACCAGCGGGTTCGGCGGTTGGAGCAGCGCGGCGTGCTGAAGGGCTACGCCGCCCGGGTCGACGGCGAGCAGGTCGGCCTGCCGCTGACCGCGTTCATCTCGCTGACGCCGATCGACCCGGCCGCCCCGGACGACTACCCGCACCGGCTCGAGCACCTGTCCGCGGTCGAGGCGTGCTACTCGGTCGCCGGCGACGCTTCGTACGTGCTGAAGGTCCGGGTCGCCGGTCCGACGGCGCTGGAGGACCTGCTGCGCCAGATCCGGGAGCAGGCCAACGTGTCCACCCGCACCACGGTGGTGCTGTCCACGCCGTACGAGGACCGCCCGCCGGGGGTCTGA
- a CDS encoding M24 family metallopeptidase, whose translation MSVSAAPIAVESLRDRFRRAAEAAAAAGVDALLVSPGSDLRYLLGAGGSSFERLTCLVLPAAGSAAEPALVVPKLEQPGYAGVPTDELGVHVATWVDGEDPYRLVADLLKGTAKSMAVTDMMPALHTLGLRDALPDARQGLAGPVLRELRMRKDDGEIEALRKAGAAIDRVHARMGEWLRPGRTEAEVGADIAAAIVAEGHELAEFVIVGSGPNGASPHHGVSDRVIEKGDVVVVDIGGPVPEGYNSDSTRTYSVGVPAFDDVMGTYAVLKAAQQAAVDAAGPGVTAEAVDAAARDVIADAGFGEYFVHRTGHGIGLDVHEDPYIVSGNDLVLEVGMAFSIEPGIYLPGRWGARIEDIVVVSEEGAVRLNTRPHELAVLPS comes from the coding sequence ATGTCCGTCAGCGCAGCCCCGATCGCCGTCGAGTCCCTTCGTGACCGGTTCCGCCGGGCCGCCGAGGCGGCCGCCGCGGCCGGTGTCGACGCCCTGCTCGTGTCGCCCGGCTCCGACCTGCGCTATCTGCTCGGCGCCGGCGGCTCCTCGTTCGAGCGGCTGACCTGTCTGGTCCTGCCGGCGGCGGGCAGCGCGGCCGAGCCGGCGCTGGTGGTGCCGAAGCTGGAGCAGCCGGGCTACGCGGGCGTGCCGACCGACGAGCTCGGCGTGCACGTGGCGACGTGGGTTGACGGCGAGGATCCGTACCGACTAGTGGCCGACCTGCTCAAGGGCACGGCGAAGTCGATGGCGGTGACCGACATGATGCCGGCGCTGCACACCCTGGGCCTGCGTGACGCGCTGCCGGACGCGCGGCAGGGCCTAGCCGGTCCGGTGCTGCGCGAGCTGAGGATGCGGAAGGACGACGGCGAGATCGAGGCGCTGCGCAAGGCCGGCGCGGCCATCGACCGGGTGCACGCGCGGATGGGCGAGTGGCTGCGCCCCGGTCGAACCGAGGCCGAGGTGGGCGCGGACATCGCGGCGGCGATCGTGGCCGAGGGGCATGAGCTGGCGGAGTTCGTCATCGTCGGCTCCGGCCCCAACGGCGCCAGCCCGCACCACGGCGTCTCCGACCGCGTGATCGAGAAGGGCGACGTCGTCGTGGTCGACATCGGCGGCCCGGTGCCGGAGGGCTACAACTCCGACTCCACGCGCACCTATTCGGTCGGTGTGCCGGCCTTCGACGACGTGATGGGCACGTACGCGGTGCTCAAGGCCGCGCAGCAGGCGGCCGTCGACGCCGCCGGCCCTGGCGTCACGGCCGAGGCGGTCGACGCGGCGGCCCGCGACGTCATCGCGGACGCCGGTTTCGGCGAGTACTTCGTGCACCGCACCGGTCACGGCATCGGTCTCGACGTGCACGAGGACCCGTACATCGTCAGTGGCAACGACCTCGTGCTGGAGGTCGGCATGGCGTTCAGCATCGAGCCCGGCATCTACCTGCCGGGCCGCTGGGGAGCCCGCATCGAAGACATCGTCGTGGTCAGCGAGGAGGGCGCGGTGCGTCTGAACACCCGGCCGCACGAGTTGGCGGTGCTGCCGTCGTGA
- a CDS encoding MFS transporter: MKTPLLALLTGTTVSLIGTAMTVLAIPWFVLHSTGSPAQTGLVVAAEVAGLAVAAGLAGPIVDRIQPRLVSACSDVLAAVAVGLIPTLTMLNLLPLWALVLLTALLGLTRGPGSTAADAMLPSAAKLAGTPISRASSWFEGSARAGRMIGAVSAGALIAFLGPAEVLYVDAASYLASALLTATLIRVHLHQDKPKAWSARGHFAELREGLNYLRRDGLLAAVVGMVMVTNMLDGAYSSVLLPAFGQQILHSSVLLGLVASTSSAAMLCGIAAYGAVGERLPKWGTYAIAFLLAGAPRLVIMAAAPPMPVLLAVIAVTSFAFGTINPILLSQLYSRVPESMRGRVFGVVGAGALAGMPVGALLGGAAVQFAGLTTALLLAAALYLTVTLCPFVFRVWRRLDEKGESSGDHVGGAVA; encoded by the coding sequence GTGAAAACACCTCTGTTAGCCCTGCTCACGGGTACCACGGTGTCGCTCATCGGCACGGCGATGACGGTCCTCGCCATCCCATGGTTCGTCCTGCACAGCACCGGAAGCCCGGCCCAGACCGGCCTGGTCGTGGCGGCGGAGGTGGCCGGACTCGCGGTCGCCGCCGGCCTGGCCGGCCCCATCGTGGACCGGATCCAGCCGAGGCTGGTCAGCGCCTGCTCGGACGTCCTGGCGGCGGTGGCGGTCGGCCTGATCCCGACGCTGACCATGCTGAACCTGTTGCCGTTGTGGGCATTGGTGCTGCTCACGGCGTTGCTGGGGCTGACAAGGGGACCGGGTTCCACGGCGGCCGACGCGATGCTGCCGTCAGCGGCGAAGCTCGCCGGGACGCCGATCTCACGGGCGTCGAGCTGGTTCGAGGGGTCGGCGCGAGCGGGGCGGATGATCGGCGCGGTCAGCGCCGGCGCGCTGATCGCCTTCCTCGGCCCGGCCGAGGTCCTGTACGTCGATGCCGCCAGCTACCTGGCCTCCGCCCTGCTCACGGCCACGCTCATCCGGGTGCATCTGCACCAGGACAAGCCGAAGGCATGGTCCGCCCGGGGCCACTTCGCGGAACTCCGGGAAGGGCTCAATTACCTCCGCCGAGACGGGCTGCTGGCCGCGGTGGTCGGCATGGTCATGGTGACCAACATGCTGGACGGTGCCTACAGCTCGGTGCTGCTCCCGGCGTTCGGCCAGCAGATCCTGCACAGCAGCGTGCTGCTCGGCCTGGTCGCCAGCACGTCCAGCGCGGCAATGCTGTGCGGGATCGCGGCCTACGGGGCGGTGGGGGAGCGGCTGCCGAAATGGGGGACCTACGCCATCGCGTTTCTCCTGGCTGGCGCCCCGCGACTCGTCATCATGGCGGCCGCGCCGCCGATGCCCGTGCTGCTGGCCGTGATCGCGGTGACGTCGTTCGCCTTCGGCACGATCAACCCGATCCTGCTGAGCCAGCTGTACAGCCGCGTGCCGGAGTCGATGCGCGGTCGCGTGTTCGGCGTGGTCGGGGCCGGGGCGCTGGCCGGCATGCCGGTGGGGGCGCTGCTGGGTGGGGCGGCGGTGCAGTTCGCCGGACTGACCACGGCGCTGCTGCTGGCGGCGGCCCTCTACCTCACGGTGACGCTGTGCCCGTTCGTCTTCCGGGTGTGGCGCCGGCTGGACGAGAAAGGCGAGTCGTCAGGCGACCACGTCGGGGGTGCGGTCGCCTGA
- a CDS encoding winged helix-turn-helix domain-containing protein yields MTEIRLDAKTLRALAHPLRVRLLGLLRADGPATATGLAQRVGETSGTTSWHLRQLADHGLIEQDTDRGNKRERWWKAAYESTELRIEDFRDDDESAGALNAYLYEIASNSYRRMTTFLAQDWDQSWRESFVMSDQELPLTPDELKALRNELHEVIDKYRRPQRPGDEIVVTQLQGFPRQSKR; encoded by the coding sequence GTGACCGAGATCAGGCTGGACGCGAAGACGCTGCGGGCGCTGGCCCATCCGCTGCGGGTCAGGCTGTTGGGCCTGCTCCGGGCGGACGGCCCGGCGACGGCGACGGGCCTGGCCCAGCGGGTGGGGGAGACCAGCGGCACCACCAGCTGGCATCTGCGCCAACTGGCCGACCACGGCCTCATCGAGCAGGACACGGACCGCGGCAACAAGCGGGAACGCTGGTGGAAGGCCGCGTACGAGTCGACCGAGCTGCGCATCGAGGACTTCCGCGACGACGACGAGTCGGCCGGCGCCCTCAACGCCTACCTGTACGAGATCGCGTCCAACAGCTACCGCCGCATGACGACGTTCCTGGCCCAGGACTGGGACCAGTCCTGGCGGGAGTCGTTCGTCATGTCCGACCAGGAGCTCCCGCTCACCCCGGACGAGCTCAAGGCGCTGCGCAACGAGCTGCACGAGGTGATCGACAAGTACCGACGCCCGCAACGCCCGGGCGACGAGATCGTCGTGACGCAGCTACAGGGCTTCCCGAGGCAGTCGAAGCGGTGA
- a CDS encoding 5'-3' exonuclease, which produces MTAAPLVLLDSASLYFRSFYALPDSMTSPDGQPVNAVRGFADTVARILVDRHPSRLVACLDADWRPAFRVEALPSYKAHRVAVESDGSEEEVPDALTPQVPIILDLLDAAGIATAEATGYEADDVIGALAHAEKVDPVEVVTGDRDLFQLVRHEPTPVTVMYVGQGWNKVQIIGPEELAAKYSLPVESAGDAYAEMAVLRGDPSDGLPGVPGIGEKTAAKLITDFGSLSGVLEAVLDPRDRRLTARVRTKLIEAAPYLAAAPVVVRVAVDAPVVMDRPDPVPTGPADVDRLMALKKRWNLGTSVDRLIAALKR; this is translated from the coding sequence ATGACCGCTGCCCCGCTGGTGCTCCTCGACTCGGCCAGCCTGTACTTCCGGTCGTTCTACGCGCTGCCGGACTCGATGACCTCCCCCGACGGCCAGCCGGTCAACGCCGTGCGCGGCTTCGCCGACACCGTCGCCCGCATCCTGGTCGACCGGCATCCGTCGCGGCTGGTCGCTTGTCTCGACGCCGACTGGCGGCCCGCGTTCCGGGTCGAGGCGCTGCCTTCGTACAAGGCGCACCGGGTGGCCGTGGAGAGCGACGGGTCCGAGGAGGAGGTGCCCGACGCGCTGACGCCGCAGGTGCCGATCATCCTCGACCTGCTCGACGCCGCCGGTATCGCCACTGCCGAGGCCACCGGCTACGAGGCCGACGACGTCATCGGTGCGTTGGCCCATGCCGAGAAGGTCGATCCGGTCGAGGTCGTCACCGGTGACCGTGACCTGTTCCAGCTCGTCCGCCACGAGCCGACGCCCGTCACCGTGATGTACGTCGGGCAGGGCTGGAACAAGGTCCAGATCATCGGCCCGGAGGAGCTCGCCGCCAAGTACTCCCTCCCCGTCGAGTCCGCCGGGGACGCCTACGCCGAGATGGCCGTCCTGCGTGGCGACCCTTCCGACGGCCTGCCCGGCGTCCCCGGCATCGGCGAGAAGACCGCCGCCAAGCTCATCACCGACTTCGGCTCCCTGTCCGGTGTTCTCGAGGCCGTCCTCGATCCCCGCGACCGCCGCCTCACCGCCCGCGTCCGCACCAAGCTCATCGAGGCCGCCCCCTACCTCGCCGCCGCCCCCGTCGTCGTCCGCGTCGCCGTCGACGCCCCCGTGGTGATGGACCGCCCCGATCCCGTCCCCACCGGTCCCGCCGACGTCGACCGGTTGATGGCGTTGAAGAAGCGTTGGAACCTGGGAACTTCAGTCGATCGGCTCATCGCCGCCTTGAAGCGTTAG
- a CDS encoding NACHT domain-containing protein, which translates to MARGLSYRDAAVLLGGGPETKVVAALDKLLGGALLVATAGGSGFALSLFDAKAELFKLCTDLIGGLGERVRGLNRYDRTRRLEAAHAVAVLAAFFEVAAELKMPRTLLPTKSEQLALVDARADKGLAAALVEFMPPLPSPHVPHEQLAADLRGCYAELTNVLARFESGLAAWVRLSRAEIDLHDRELATVPDRAVQRYEVLFRRLALEFPEFGYWATMLDHQATRAEVRTALAGLADSLAQLRIGRDPAGVRIDLTAKYQAVLRRPALTFGDGELSAPTIERCYVNPHFRVGQPRLDEITRTDWWESQPLRTDLQDLLVGHLTSPLATEAPLVVLGHPGAGKSLLTHMLAARLPASDFLAVRVPLRDVPADADLQTQIELSIRADTGTDVNWPALASTAGDALPVILLDGFDELLQATGQSQSNYLELITAFQQREADLGRPVAVLVTSRLTVADRARPVPGVVTLLLEPFDDSQVALWLAAWNQCNAAVLSSRGLLP; encoded by the coding sequence GTGGCTCGTGGACTCTCGTACCGAGATGCGGCGGTGTTGCTGGGCGGCGGCCCCGAGACCAAGGTGGTCGCCGCCCTGGACAAGTTGCTCGGCGGCGCCCTGTTGGTCGCCACCGCCGGCGGCTCGGGCTTCGCGCTGAGCCTGTTCGACGCCAAAGCCGAGCTGTTCAAGCTGTGCACCGACCTGATCGGCGGGCTCGGCGAGCGGGTGCGGGGGCTGAACCGCTACGACCGCACCCGCCGGTTGGAGGCTGCTCACGCGGTCGCCGTGCTGGCCGCGTTCTTCGAGGTCGCGGCTGAGCTCAAGATGCCCCGGACGCTGCTGCCCACCAAGTCCGAGCAACTGGCCCTGGTCGACGCCCGCGCGGACAAGGGCCTTGCCGCGGCGCTGGTGGAGTTCATGCCACCGTTGCCGAGTCCGCACGTGCCCCATGAACAGCTTGCCGCCGACCTGCGCGGTTGCTACGCCGAACTGACCAACGTCCTGGCCAGGTTCGAATCGGGCCTGGCCGCTTGGGTCCGGCTGTCCCGGGCCGAGATCGATCTGCATGACCGGGAACTCGCGACGGTCCCGGACCGCGCCGTCCAGCGCTACGAGGTCCTGTTCCGCCGGCTGGCCTTGGAGTTCCCCGAATTCGGCTACTGGGCCACCATGCTTGACCACCAGGCCACCCGGGCCGAGGTCCGCACCGCGCTCGCCGGCCTCGCCGACTCCCTGGCTCAACTCCGCATCGGCCGTGATCCGGCGGGCGTCCGCATCGACCTGACCGCCAAGTACCAGGCCGTGCTCCGCCGACCCGCCTTGACCTTCGGCGACGGGGAGCTTTCCGCACCGACCATCGAGCGCTGTTACGTCAATCCACACTTCCGGGTCGGCCAGCCACGGTTGGACGAGATCACCCGCACCGACTGGTGGGAGTCCCAGCCGCTGCGCACCGATCTCCAGGACCTGCTCGTCGGGCATCTCACGTCGCCGCTGGCCACTGAGGCACCGCTGGTCGTGCTCGGACATCCCGGCGCCGGCAAGTCCTTGCTCACCCACATGCTCGCTGCTCGCCTGCCCGCCAGTGATTTCCTCGCCGTCCGCGTGCCGCTCCGGGACGTACCCGCCGACGCCGACCTCCAGACCCAGATCGAGCTCTCCATCCGTGCCGACACCGGCACCGACGTCAACTGGCCCGCCCTGGCCTCCACGGCCGGCGACGCCCTGCCCGTGATTCTCCTGGACGGGTTCGACGAGCTCCTCCAGGCCACCGGCCAGAGCCAGTCCAACTACCTGGAGCTGATCACCGCTTTCCAGCAGCGCGAGGCCGACCTCGGGCGACCGGTGGCGGTCCTGGTCACCAGCCGTCTCACCGTCGCCGACCGGGCTCGTCCCGTCCCCGGCGTCGTCACGTTGCTGTTGGAACCTTTCGACGACTCCCAGGTAGCCCTGTGGTTGGCCGCGTGGAACCAGTGCAACGCCGCGGTCTTGTCCAGCCGCGGTCTCCTCCCCTGA
- a CDS encoding GrpB family protein: MISIVAYNPRWPAVFASLRDGLVGPLRGLASHIEHVGSTAVPGLAAKDVIDLTAVVPSLDHLPAVIGRLAPLGYSHEGDLGVTGRHAFTTPAGAPAHHLYVCAHDNPDFARVLAFRDYLRTHPDTARAYAELKYFLADRFRDDRAGYTAAKSAFISRIVTTAMDAGDS; encoded by the coding sequence GTGATCTCCATCGTCGCTTACAACCCGCGTTGGCCTGCCGTCTTCGCCTCACTCCGTGACGGCCTCGTCGGTCCCTTGCGCGGCTTGGCCTCCCACATCGAGCACGTCGGCAGCACCGCCGTGCCCGGGCTGGCCGCCAAGGACGTCATCGACCTCACCGCCGTCGTGCCGTCTTTGGACCACCTACCCGCCGTCATCGGCCGGCTGGCCCCGCTCGGCTATTCCCACGAGGGCGACCTCGGCGTCACCGGCCGGCACGCTTTCACCACCCCCGCCGGCGCCCCCGCCCACCACCTTTACGTCTGCGCCCACGACAACCCCGACTTCGCCCGGGTCCTCGCCTTCCGCGACTACTTGCGCACCCACCCCGACACCGCCCGGGCGTACGCCGAGCTCAAGTACTTCCTCGCCGACCGCTTCCGCGACGACCGGGCGGGCTACACCGCCGCCAAGTCGGCGTTCATCAGCCGCATAGTCACCACGGCCATGGATGCCGGCGACTCGTGA
- a CDS encoding MFS transporter, whose protein sequence is MISGDVGERALARATWRLVPLMAVCYFFAYLDRTNLSVAALTMNKQLGLSATAYGLGAGLLFVGYVLLDAPSNLILHRVGARVWMARIMVVWGIVASLCAAIQGEVSFFVLRFLLGVAEAGFFPGMILYLSYWFPAARRATVTGLFMVAVPLSTAVGAPLGGLLLGLDGVGGLAGWRWLFLLEGLPSIVLGVLLLWLLPDRPADARWLSADEREWITSSLDREAVAEMPVRRAVLHPRVIALGLVYFAIAFGLYGLGFWMPTILKTSLGLANLPVTLLTAAPYAIGAIAMVWWGRRCDRIGRPVAHTLAPMAAGGVLLAVSAFLTSAPWLGYAGLCACAIGVMAAFPCFWTLPSAFLSGAAVAAGIGVINSIGNLSGFLGPYWVGWMTDLFGSSQWGLVTIGVVMVAGAVLVSRLRVAS, encoded by the coding sequence GTGATTTCCGGCGATGTGGGGGAGCGGGCCCTGGCCAGGGCGACCTGGCGACTGGTCCCGCTGATGGCCGTCTGCTACTTCTTCGCGTACCTCGACCGCACCAACCTGTCGGTGGCCGCGCTGACCATGAACAAGCAGCTCGGCCTGTCCGCCACCGCGTACGGGCTGGGCGCCGGGCTGCTGTTCGTCGGCTACGTGCTGCTGGACGCGCCGAGCAACCTGATCCTGCACCGGGTCGGGGCGCGGGTGTGGATGGCCCGGATCATGGTCGTGTGGGGGATCGTGGCCTCGCTGTGCGCCGCGATCCAGGGCGAGGTCAGCTTCTTCGTGCTGCGCTTCCTGCTGGGCGTGGCCGAGGCCGGCTTCTTCCCGGGCATGATCCTCTACCTGAGCTACTGGTTCCCGGCCGCGCGGCGGGCCACCGTAACCGGCCTGTTCATGGTCGCCGTGCCGCTGTCGACGGCGGTGGGCGCGCCGCTGGGCGGTCTGCTGCTCGGTCTGGACGGCGTCGGCGGGCTGGCCGGCTGGCGGTGGCTGTTCCTGCTGGAGGGCCTGCCGTCGATCGTGCTCGGCGTGCTGCTGCTGTGGCTGCTGCCCGACCGGCCGGCTGACGCCCGGTGGCTCAGCGCCGACGAGCGGGAGTGGATCACGTCGTCGCTGGACCGTGAAGCCGTCGCCGAGATGCCCGTGCGGCGGGCCGTGCTGCATCCTCGGGTGATCGCCCTGGGGCTGGTGTACTTCGCCATCGCATTCGGCCTGTATGGCCTCGGCTTCTGGATGCCGACGATCCTCAAGACGTCCCTCGGCCTGGCCAACCTGCCGGTGACCCTGCTGACCGCCGCGCCTTACGCCATCGGGGCCATCGCGATGGTCTGGTGGGGTCGTCGTTGTGACCGGATCGGGCGACCTGTGGCCCACACCCTGGCCCCGATGGCCGCCGGCGGCGTACTGCTGGCCGTGTCCGCCTTCCTGACGTCTGCCCCGTGGCTCGGCTACGCCGGGCTGTGCGCGTGCGCGATCGGCGTGATGGCCGCGTTCCCCTGCTTCTGGACGCTGCCCTCCGCTTTCCTCTCCGGCGCCGCCGTCGCCGCCGGCATCGGTGTGATCAACTCCATCGGCAACCTCTCCGGCTTCCTCGGCCCGTACTGGGTGGGGTGGATGACCGACCTGTTCGGCTCCAGCCAGTGGGGCCTGGTCACCATCGGCGTCGTCATGGTCGCCGGCGCCGTCCTCGTGTCCAGGCTGCGAGTCGCCTCGTGA
- a CDS encoding YggT family protein → MGLIATLLGFVVTLFILLLIARMVLDWVSLAGRGPYWTVRARRLAHAGTEPVLAPVRRVVPPIRAGGIGIDLAFTLVFVAALIVRGILFSL, encoded by the coding sequence ATGGGCCTGATCGCAACGCTGCTCGGCTTCGTGGTGACGCTGTTCATCCTGTTGCTGATCGCCCGGATGGTCCTGGACTGGGTGTCGCTCGCCGGTCGCGGTCCCTACTGGACGGTCCGCGCCCGACGGCTGGCGCACGCCGGCACCGAGCCGGTGCTCGCGCCGGTGCGCCGTGTGGTGCCGCCGATCCGGGCCGGCGGCATCGGCATCGACCTGGCGTTCACGTTGGTGTTCGTGGCCGCGCTGATCGTGCGCGGCATCCTGTTCAGCCTGTGA
- a CDS encoding TetR family transcriptional regulator yields MTKLCGLRERKKQQTRAALVDAALTLFEAKDFEATTVEEIAAAADVSPRTFFRYFTAKEGVLLAVHDEEFARLLDAVDTAESLAEAVVSTIDGDHERFRRVQELLARTPALRATFLERTVEQERQLVDKLLPADPAPEQVLRTRLLVAATYAALRVAIETWLTTPDSDCAAHVREAVALVAVTG; encoded by the coding sequence GTGACGAAGCTGTGCGGGCTGCGGGAACGCAAGAAGCAGCAGACCAGGGCCGCCCTGGTGGACGCCGCGCTGACGCTGTTCGAGGCCAAGGACTTCGAGGCCACCACCGTCGAGGAGATCGCCGCCGCCGCCGACGTCTCGCCCCGCACCTTCTTCCGGTACTTCACCGCCAAGGAAGGCGTGCTGCTCGCCGTGCACGACGAGGAGTTCGCCCGGCTGCTGGACGCGGTGGACACCGCCGAGAGCCTGGCCGAGGCCGTGGTCAGCACCATCGACGGCGACCACGAGCGCTTCCGCCGCGTCCAGGAGCTCCTCGCCCGTACGCCGGCGCTGCGTGCCACCTTCCTGGAGCGGACCGTCGAGCAGGAGCGTCAACTCGTCGACAAGCTCCTGCCCGCCGATCCCGCCCCGGAGCAGGTCCTCCGCACCCGCCTGCTGGTCGCCGCCACCTACGCCGCGCTGCGCGTGGCCATCGAGACGTGGCTGACCACGCCCGACTCCGACTGTGCCGCGCACGTGCGGGAGGCCGTCGCGCTGGTCGCCGTCACAGGCTGA
- a CDS encoding oxidoreductase, which translates to MTSWRTADMPDLTGKTALVTGANSGIGFHAVLGLAEHGAHVLLAARNPERGEKAVAAARAKLPKATIDLVQLDLADLGNVRETAKAVLAEHEHLDFLINNAGEKVVPERRTTKDGFEAQFGTNHLGHFALTGLLLPALRAGARVVTITSASHRFNPFDIDDPQQERAYKPMRAYGRSKLANLIFTLELDRRLAGTGIGSYAAHPGFAVDPEIGLGNPVIDVLAKPMVQDMAGGARPTLYAATAPNLPGGTLVGPGNVLRTKGSPRPEKPSPKATDPRLGRRLWELSEELTDVRYLSS; encoded by the coding sequence ATGACCTCCTGGCGGACCGCCGACATGCCCGACCTGACCGGCAAGACCGCGCTGGTGACGGGCGCCAACAGCGGCATCGGCTTCCACGCGGTGCTGGGCCTGGCCGAGCATGGCGCCCACGTGCTGCTCGCGGCCCGCAACCCCGAGCGCGGCGAGAAGGCCGTGGCGGCGGCCAGGGCCAAGCTGCCCAAAGCCACCATCGACCTGGTCCAGCTCGACCTGGCCGACCTGGGCAACGTCCGGGAGACGGCCAAGGCGGTGCTGGCCGAGCACGAGCACCTGGACTTCCTGATCAACAACGCCGGCGAGAAGGTGGTGCCCGAGCGGCGCACCACCAAGGACGGCTTCGAGGCCCAGTTCGGCACGAACCACCTCGGCCACTTCGCGCTGACCGGCCTGCTGCTGCCGGCGCTGCGGGCGGGCGCGCGGGTCGTGACGATCACCAGCGCCTCGCACCGGTTCAACCCGTTCGACATCGACGACCCACAGCAGGAGCGGGCGTACAAGCCGATGCGGGCCTACGGCCGGTCCAAGCTGGCCAACCTGATCTTCACGCTGGAGCTGGACCGCCGGCTGGCCGGCACCGGCATCGGCAGCTACGCCGCCCACCCCGGCTTCGCGGTCGACCCGGAGATCGGCCTGGGCAACCCGGTGATCGACGTCCTGGCCAAGCCGATGGTGCAGGACATGGCCGGCGGCGCCCGCCCGACACTGTACGCCGCGACCGCGCCGAACCTGCCCGGCGGAACGCTGGTCGGCCCGGGCAACGTGTTGCGCACCAAGGGATCCCCGCGTCCGGAGAAGCCCTCCCCCAAGGCGACGGACCCGCGTCTGGGCCGCCGGCTGTGGGAGCTGTCCGAGGAGCTGACGGACGTGCGCTACCTCAGTTCTTGA